The following are from one region of the Neurospora crassa OR74A linkage group III, whole genome shotgun sequence genome:
- the stk-42 gene encoding serine/threonine protein kinase-42: MENILDGFLRDWKLDLLQGEFRHNPENGDDVHIHLKTNEIWRPVKRLGSGTFGEVWQQQCIREESVTELRAVKRINKTQTGLLESSQREVQALATFSSQKKQQNRSTIDDQYEQWFVQFLGWYEDTKYLYLAMEFLECGSLQRFLEVKKTPFEEEEEAATIIQQVAEALQFIHSKDFIHRNLKPSVLFHLAKSPEMVDSIDYTSAVDVWALGAVAFYLRTGHTPFATWEALRQYRAGQKDFPSRVLGASTGFCIDFVLGLMRPLPETRLSIRQVLSHEWLHMGETCRNLTAPSLINKSLPTLSMVNRSTATSSAPTPSTQTNSTRTSITRTQSNLANNLEVKTRNERVTGHNAEVVNQEQPIIKREAEEREQQRLAAESTNRKAPEGQNKRQRELSFFWKTKEEEELKRQEELRRRQEIVKREEEEAEELQRQAELERERKEKEELEQARVKQALLQQQQEQQQQQQQQQQQQEREKRAREESSDATEPELVKPDAERIKRVKKELKTICMVCGEKFQHFGQLFRHLNTERHRMPKEYWGAGIGHMEFSDIDALEALRGPLE; this comes from the exons GAGAGTTCCGCCACAACCCAGAGAACGGGGACGACGTCCACATTCATCTGAAGACGAATGAGATATGGCGCCCCGTTAAACGATTGGGAAGCGGTACTTTTGGAGAGGTCTGGCAGCAACAGTGTATACGGGAAGAATCTGTTACCGAGCTTCGTGCCGTTAAAAGAATCAACAAGACGCAGACAGGCCTTCTCGAGTCGTCGCAGCGAGAGGTTCAAGCACTCGCCACATTTTCCAGCCAGAAGAAGCAACAAAATCGGTCCACG ATTGATGACCAATATGAGCAATGGTTTGTTCAGTTTCTCGGTTGGTATGAGGATACCAAGTACCTATATCTCGCTATGGAGTTTTTAGAGTGTGGAAGTCTTCAGAGGTTTCTAGAAGTAAAGAAGACGCcttttgaagaagaagaagaagcagctaCGATCATTCAACAGGTTGCAGAAGCCTTGCAATTCATACACAGCAAGGATTTCATCCACAGAAATCTCAAGCCTTCGGTATTATTCCACCTGGCCAAGT CCCCCGAGATGGTGGACTCGATAGACTACACGTCGGCGGTCGATGTGTGGGCGTTGGGTGCTGTGGCCTTCTATTTACGGACTGGTCATACTCCATTTGCCACCTGGGAGGCCTTAAGACAGTACCGTGCGGGTCAGAAGGACTTTCCAAGCCGCGTGTTGGGCGCATCAACTGGCTTCTGCATTGATTTCGTCCTGGGGCTTATGCGCCCGCTCCCGGAAACGAGGTTGAGTATTCGGCAGGTTTTGAGCCATGAGTGGCTTCATATGGGTGAAACGTGCAGAAATTTGACGGCTCC GTCGCTTATCAACAAATCGCTCCCTACGCTGAGCATGGTAAACAGGTCAACAGCCACCAGCAGTGCGCCCACACCCAGTACGCAAACCAACTCTACGCGAACCAGTATAACTCGCACCCAGTCAAATCTCGCGAATAACTTGGAAGTTAAGACAAGGAACGAGAGGGTGACAGGGCATAATGCTGAAGTGGTGAATCAGGAGCAGccaataataaaaagggaggcagaagagagagagcagCAGCGACTGGCTGCTGAGTCAACAAACAGGAAAGCACCAGAGGGGCAAAACAAACGACAAAGAGAGTTGTCGTTTTTCTGGAAgacaaaggaagaagaggagttgAAGAGACAGGAAGAGCTGAGACGAAGGCAGGAGATAGtcaagagggaggaggaagaggcggaaGAGTTGCAGCGGCAAGCAGAGCTCGAGCGGGaacgaaaggaaaaagaagagctCGAGCAAGCGCGAGTAAAGCAAGCGCTTttgcagcaacaacaagaacaacaacagcagcagcagcagcagcaacaacaacaagaaagggaaaaacgGGCAAGAGAAGAGTCTTCAGACGCGACAGAACCAGAACTGGTAAAACCCGACGCAGAGAGGATCAAGCGGGTTAAGAAGGAGCTTAAAACTATCTGTATGGTATGCGGCGAGAAATTCCAGCATTTTGGCCAGCTGTTTAGGCATCTAAATACTGAAAGGCATAGGATGCCCAAGGAGTACTGGGGAGCAGGGATAGGACACATGGAGTTCTCGGATATAGATGCTCTTGAAGCGCTTAGAGGACCGTTGGAGTAG